In Vigna unguiculata cultivar IT97K-499-35 chromosome 3, ASM411807v1, whole genome shotgun sequence, a single genomic region encodes these proteins:
- the LOC114175756 gene encoding inositol-tetrakisphosphate 1-kinase 1 gives MAEKTFGGVIGYALAPKKQNSFIRDSLVSLAKSRGIELVRVDSDKPLADQGPFDCVLHKLYGDDWKRQLREFQSRFPNAVILDAPEAIERLHNRISMLQVVSELQIQDRTETFGIPKQIVIYDKATLMDPQAGESLKFPVIAKPLVADGSAKSHKMALVFTRDALDKLKPPIVLQEFVNHGGVIFKVYVVGEHVRCVKRKSLPDVSEEKTVGVSENLLSFSQVSNLANHDAGNDSDGYYRLMHLEDTEMPPNAFVVDIARGLRRALKLNLFNFDVIRDARYGNRYLIIDINYFPGYAKMPGYEAVLTQFFCEVMLKKEQEEQQGESHVPVSTKDNEESFQV, from the coding sequence ATGGCGGAGAAGACATTCGGCGGCGTGATAGGGTATGCCCTGGCGCCGAAGAAGCAGAACAGCTTCATCCGCGACTCATTGGTGAGTCTAGCGAAATCGCGAGGGATCGAACTCGTGCGCGTCGACTCGGACAAGCCCCTCGCGGATCAGGGCCCCTTCGATTGCGTCCTCCACAAGCTCTACGGCGACGATTGGAAACGCCAACTTCGAGAATTCCAGTCTCGCTTCCCAAATGCGGTTATCCTCGACGCGCCCGAAGCGATCGAACGCCTCCACAACCGAATCTCGATGCTGCAGGTCGTGTCGGAACTCCAAATCCAGGACCGAACCGAGACCTTTGGGATCCCGAAGCAGATTGTGATATACGACAAGGCCACGCTAATGGACCCCCAGGCCGGGGAGAGTCTCAAGTTTCCGGTGATTGCGAAGCCGCTTGTGGCCGACGGCAGTGCTAAGTCGCACAAGATGGCGCTTGTGTTCACGCGTGACGCGCTCGATAAGCTGAAGCCCCCGATCGTGCTGCAGGAGTTTGTCAACCACGGCGGCGTGATCTTCAAGGTTTACGTGGTGGGCGAGCACGTGCGGTGCGTGAAGCGCAAGTCCCTCCCCGATGTGTCGGAGGAGAAGACGGTGGGCGTTTCGGAGAACCTTCTGTCGTTTTCGCAGGTCTCCAACCTGGCTAACCACGACGCTGGAAACGACAGCGATGGCTATTACCGGCTGATGCATTTGGAGGACACCGAGATGCCCCCGAATGCCTTCGTCGTCGACATCGCTAGGGGCCTCAGGCGGGCTCTCAAGTTGAATCTCTTCAATTTCGACGTCATAAGGGACGCTCGATATGGCAACCGATACCTCATCATCGATATCAATTATTTCCCTGGCTACGCCAAAATGCCTGGATACGAGGCCGTTTTGACCCAGTTTTTCTGCGAGGTCATGTTGAAGAAAGAGCAAGAAGAACAACAGGGGGAGAGTCACGTTCCCGTTTCTACCAAGGACAATGAGGAATCTTTTCAGGTCTGA